One Candidatus Binataceae bacterium DNA segment encodes these proteins:
- a CDS encoding class I SAM-dependent methyltransferase, which produces MAIDEAKLQQLLGKMLGDAGAALSIGPVLLGDSLGLYKTLAAAGPLTSGDLATRTGTAPRYVREWAAAQAASGYINFDPTTERFSISPEQAAILADENGPAFFPALFEIAAAAARDLPKLEAAFRAGGGVGWHEHDPCLFRGTERFFRPGYAAHLIAEWIPALEGVKQKLERGARVADVGCGHGASTVLLAKAFPKSTFSGFDYHEPSLVRARELARQGGVAERIAFERATAKEFSGTYDLVAFFDCLHDMGDPIGVAAHVKSVLKSDGTWMVVEPFAGDRIADNLNPIGRIFYSASTQICVPASLSQEVGLALGTQAGEARLREIIMSGGFSRVRRAAATPFNLVLEARP; this is translated from the coding sequence ATGGCGATAGATGAAGCGAAGCTTCAGCAACTTCTGGGCAAAATGCTTGGCGATGCGGGTGCCGCACTGAGTATTGGACCGGTACTTTTGGGCGATTCTTTGGGATTGTACAAGACGCTTGCGGCTGCGGGGCCGCTGACCTCCGGAGACCTTGCAACCCGCACCGGAACCGCGCCGCGCTATGTGCGCGAGTGGGCGGCTGCCCAGGCGGCGAGTGGCTATATCAATTTCGATCCAACGACCGAGCGCTTCTCGATTTCACCGGAGCAAGCCGCGATCCTTGCTGACGAGAATGGACCGGCATTTTTTCCGGCCCTCTTCGAGATAGCCGCCGCGGCCGCGCGTGACCTGCCCAAGCTCGAGGCGGCGTTTCGCGCAGGCGGAGGTGTCGGATGGCACGAGCACGACCCCTGCCTGTTCCGCGGGACGGAGAGGTTTTTCCGGCCGGGTTACGCGGCGCATTTGATTGCCGAGTGGATTCCGGCGCTGGAAGGAGTCAAGCAGAAACTGGAACGCGGGGCGCGGGTCGCCGATGTCGGATGCGGTCACGGTGCATCGACCGTGCTACTGGCCAAGGCTTTTCCGAAGTCGACATTTTCAGGGTTTGATTATCACGAACCGTCGCTGGTGCGGGCGCGCGAGTTGGCGCGCCAGGGTGGGGTAGCAGAACGGATCGCTTTCGAACGCGCGACTGCAAAAGAATTTTCCGGCACCTACGATCTGGTTGCGTTTTTTGACTGCCTGCATGACATGGGTGACCCCATCGGCGTGGCAGCGCATGTCAAGTCGGTCTTGAAGTCGGACGGGACATGGATGGTGGTCGAACCCTTTGCTGGCGACCGAATTGCCGACAACCTCAATCCTATAGGCCGAATATTTTATTCTGCGTCGACGCAGATTTGCGTGCCTGCATCATTGTCTCAGGAAGTTGGTCTTGCGCTCGGTACTCAGGCCGGCGAAGCAAGATTACGAGAGATAATAATGAGCGGTGGATTTTCACGCGTGCGACGCGCCGCTGCCACTCCGTTCAACCTGGTGCTGGAGGCGCGGCCTTGA